A window of Streptomyces marispadix contains these coding sequences:
- a CDS encoding non-ribosomal peptide synthetase, giving the protein MRQQAVVPGDQPGSQTDIHTEPDTLLSRFDDAARHDPSAVAVRSGTSAMTYGTLADASRALARRLEPLVADRPGPVAVLLEPGPGQVCAALAAMRCGKPYLPVDLSYPRQRIDSILADAAPAAVIGHEVADPGGSGAVDVGSEPGHDSRITAGQWGDSARVTADDAYVIYTSGSTGSPKGIVVQHRGILNLLDECVARRELAPGSRYSTCASPGFDAAVLEAWTSLTTGGELVVTPDSRRWHPAEFARWLADERIAHSYVPAAFLPAVAQGLRDGLDLRSLRRIIVAVEPIPRGLLGEIKRALPDLTLINGYGPTEASVCVSMYEVTEDDEGPERTPIGTAIRGTELVVEPLEGNAQAESGSSEVVEPGTDEPGTDEPRTDGSGADGSRTDESRTDGSGADGSRADGSVRGELHIGGVGVGRYIHPETTQRPAFYTRTTPDGGSTPFYRTGDVVRMDSDGMLTFLGRVDHMIKIRGHRVEPGDVEHALLDEPALAQAVVLKRPAEGPGGGDAPGAGTGPASGAGLASGTGTGAGTGSGIPEQLVAYVVPEADASPDLARIRRRLRERLPWYAVPHQIVVRDALPLTTHGKIDRTALAADTHVPALAATPSEHPQRDDVEPELLSLWNEVLGEAYGRPDPRLSFLANGGDSLAAGRMAAALTERLGRPVPVLDILLADDLADLQEVVSRTLAETSPPGVPTGAPTAYGTAAPRLRAPGPGEPVPATYGQRGLWFHDSLHPGSTVYNEPLVLRLRGPLDRDALASAISAVVERHEALRTSLEMHDGELRQVVRPPEPVELAVEDLRTAERDRAGAVRRSVRDAVHTPFDLSRGPHLRARLLHCGDDEHVLVLTLHHSAFDGASADVLFGELSALYTEFTTGEPSGLGPPEGQYAEFALWQHEMAAGGHFDEDVEYWRRQLEGLPEAMDLPTDFPRPETPSGDGALARARLSPELVGRIDELAHTTGATRYTALLAALHILLSRYCGTEDVAVGAPFSGRDLPRTARSVGYYLNMLPLRAGLSGGTDSPDAAAEGEGPDFRQLLARTRQTVTGAYAHQQAPYGLLLEKLPGKSSAENPYLQVCLVPEDVYRHEMTFAGVESEFEYHDTGIAKFDLTVNVIPDPGGGLRLTAEYSTDLFRAATVERLLGHFRTLLESATADPGLPVRRLPMLSAAERAQILGTFAGGPPSASPHGTAGAGTAVHELVGHWAESTPEAVALVSGDEEPERLTYRELVGRADQLAHYLAERGAEPGTRVGVRLPHGVDAVVAFLAVLKTGAAYVPLDPSYPAQRLAYMAEDADLVAELTAELLEEDRAAIEGGPRRAPMVAVRGDDIAYVVYTSGSTGRPKGVQVPHSAVVDLALGAPRWAGLDSGTRLLLVASLSFDLVTFDMWGTLGNGGRLVLPPTGPSTPDALAAHMARHAVTHADMPTALFHRQAEAAPSSLAGIGTVVVGGEVLNPALAAAALEAAPGMRLINAYGPTEATTYATYHVMNGPGDVSEPVPIGRPTPNTRVRILDEQGQLVPVGLVGELHLGGPGLAVGYLGNPGATAERFVEDPYGPPGERLYATGDLVRWQPDGTVDYVGRGDEQIKLYGFRVEPGEIEAALRTHPDVTHAVVTRREDRPGSPYLAAYFTTAQGREVSSRELTELAAGRLPSYMVPRVLTAMERFPVTAGGKIDRAALPVPSAAGGAPGRAQDGGASDGGERQGELWDEQRGERSRGPHSGNGAPAAPGTAAPGATPGATASGAATSGATTPATAPEAPVPEGSLPEDSVPGLAYVQEEIARIWRDVVTVDELGPDDRLFDIGGASLHVTLIHQRVAERFGLSRLRMIDLFGHPTVREYAAHVHRLCTQEAAPRTEAKAGGPK; this is encoded by the coding sequence ATGAGACAGCAGGCAGTGGTCCCCGGAGACCAGCCGGGCAGCCAGACGGACATTCACACCGAGCCGGACACCCTGCTGAGCCGCTTCGACGACGCGGCCCGGCATGATCCCTCCGCCGTAGCCGTACGGTCCGGGACGTCGGCGATGACCTACGGGACGCTCGCCGACGCCTCGCGTGCGCTCGCCCGGCGGCTTGAGCCTCTGGTGGCGGACCGGCCGGGGCCCGTGGCGGTACTGCTCGAACCCGGGCCGGGACAGGTGTGCGCCGCGCTGGCCGCGATGCGCTGCGGAAAGCCGTATCTGCCGGTGGATCTCTCCTATCCGCGGCAGCGCATCGACAGCATCCTCGCGGACGCGGCACCGGCTGCCGTGATCGGCCACGAGGTGGCGGACCCGGGTGGGTCCGGGGCCGTCGACGTCGGCAGTGAGCCCGGACACGATTCGCGGATCACCGCCGGGCAGTGGGGCGACTCGGCGCGGGTGACCGCGGACGACGCCTACGTGATCTACACCTCCGGGTCGACCGGCAGCCCCAAGGGCATCGTGGTCCAGCACCGGGGCATCCTGAACCTCCTCGACGAGTGCGTGGCCCGCCGTGAACTCGCCCCGGGCAGCCGCTACAGCACATGCGCGAGCCCCGGGTTCGACGCGGCCGTACTGGAGGCGTGGACTTCGCTGACCACCGGCGGCGAACTCGTAGTGACGCCCGACAGCCGACGCTGGCACCCCGCCGAGTTCGCACGCTGGCTCGCGGACGAGCGCATCGCGCACTCCTACGTACCGGCGGCGTTCCTGCCCGCGGTGGCGCAGGGGCTGCGGGACGGGCTCGACCTGCGGTCGCTGCGGCGGATCATCGTCGCCGTCGAGCCGATACCCCGCGGCCTGCTCGGCGAGATCAAGCGGGCCCTGCCGGACCTCACCCTCATCAACGGCTACGGGCCGACCGAGGCGTCGGTGTGCGTATCGATGTACGAGGTCACCGAGGACGACGAGGGTCCGGAGCGCACGCCCATCGGCACGGCGATACGCGGCACGGAACTGGTGGTGGAGCCGCTGGAGGGCAACGCGCAGGCAGAGAGCGGGAGTTCGGAGGTCGTCGAGCCCGGGACGGACGAGCCTGGGACAGACGAGCCTCGGACGGATGGGTCCGGGGCCGACGGGTCCCGCACAGACGAGTCCCGCACAGACGGGTCCGGGGCAGACGGGTCCAGGGCAGACGGGTCGGTGCGCGGGGAGCTGCACATCGGCGGGGTGGGAGTAGGCCGCTACATACATCCCGAGACCACACAGCGCCCCGCCTTCTACACACGCACGACGCCGGACGGCGGCAGCACGCCGTTCTACCGGACCGGGGACGTCGTACGCATGGACAGCGACGGCATGCTGACCTTCCTGGGACGCGTCGACCACATGATCAAGATCCGGGGGCACCGGGTCGAACCGGGCGACGTGGAGCACGCGTTGCTCGACGAACCGGCGCTCGCGCAGGCCGTGGTGCTCAAGCGGCCCGCGGAGGGCCCCGGCGGCGGCGACGCCCCGGGAGCCGGCACCGGCCCCGCCTCCGGCGCAGGCCTCGCTTCCGGCACAGGCACCGGCGCAGGCACCGGCTCCGGCATCCCCGAGCAACTCGTCGCCTACGTGGTCCCCGAGGCGGACGCCTCGCCCGATCTGGCGCGCATACGAAGGCGGCTGCGCGAGCGGCTGCCCTGGTACGCCGTCCCGCATCAGATCGTGGTGCGCGACGCGCTGCCCCTGACGACGCACGGGAAGATCGACAGGACGGCCCTCGCCGCGGACACCCACGTTCCGGCGCTGGCGGCGACGCCCAGCGAGCATCCGCAGCGCGACGACGTCGAACCCGAACTGCTGAGCCTGTGGAACGAGGTGCTGGGCGAGGCTTACGGGCGGCCCGACCCCCGGCTGTCGTTCCTCGCCAACGGCGGCGACTCCCTCGCCGCTGGCCGGATGGCCGCCGCACTCACCGAGCGCCTGGGCAGGCCGGTGCCGGTGCTCGACATCCTGCTCGCCGACGACCTCGCCGACCTTCAGGAAGTGGTCAGCCGTACCCTCGCGGAGACGTCACCGCCCGGAGTGCCGACCGGGGCGCCGACGGCCTACGGCACCGCGGCCCCCCGGCTGCGGGCCCCCGGCCCCGGGGAGCCGGTCCCCGCCACATACGGACAGCGAGGCCTGTGGTTCCACGACTCGCTGCATCCCGGCAGCACCGTCTACAACGAGCCGCTCGTGCTCCGTCTGCGCGGCCCCCTGGACCGCGATGCGCTCGCCTCCGCGATCAGCGCCGTCGTGGAGCGGCACGAGGCGCTGCGTACGTCACTGGAGATGCACGACGGCGAACTGCGGCAGGTCGTACGGCCGCCCGAACCGGTGGAGTTGGCCGTCGAGGATCTGCGTACCGCGGAGCGGGACCGTGCCGGGGCGGTGCGGCGGTCCGTGCGGGACGCCGTGCACACGCCCTTCGACCTCTCCCGTGGCCCGCATCTGCGCGCGCGTCTGCTGCACTGCGGCGACGACGAGCATGTGCTGGTGCTGACCTTGCACCACAGCGCGTTCGACGGTGCTTCCGCGGACGTGCTCTTCGGCGAACTGTCCGCGCTGTACACGGAGTTCACCACCGGTGAGCCGTCGGGGCTGGGCCCGCCCGAGGGGCAGTACGCCGAATTCGCGCTGTGGCAGCACGAGATGGCCGCCGGAGGGCATTTCGACGAGGACGTCGAGTACTGGCGGCGGCAGCTCGAAGGGCTGCCCGAGGCCATGGATCTGCCCACGGACTTCCCACGGCCGGAGACCCCTTCGGGAGACGGCGCTCTGGCACGCGCCCGGCTCTCCCCCGAACTGGTCGGGCGCATCGACGAGTTGGCGCACACCACGGGCGCGACCCGCTACACCGCGCTGCTCGCGGCCCTCCACATACTGCTCTCGCGGTACTGCGGCACCGAGGACGTCGCGGTGGGCGCGCCCTTCTCAGGGCGCGACCTTCCCCGTACCGCACGCTCCGTCGGCTACTACCTCAACATGCTGCCGCTGCGGGCCGGTCTGAGCGGTGGAACGGACTCCCCTGACGCTGCCGCCGAAGGCGAGGGCCCCGACTTCCGGCAGCTTCTCGCCCGCACCCGCCAGACCGTCACCGGCGCCTACGCCCACCAACAGGCCCCGTACGGGCTGCTGTTGGAGAAACTGCCCGGCAAGTCCTCTGCCGAGAACCCCTATCTGCAGGTGTGTCTGGTGCCGGAGGACGTCTACCGGCACGAGATGACCTTCGCGGGCGTGGAGTCGGAGTTCGAGTACCACGACACGGGCATCGCGAAGTTCGACCTGACCGTCAACGTCATCCCCGACCCCGGCGGCGGTCTGCGGCTGACCGCGGAGTACAGCACCGACCTGTTCCGCGCGGCGACCGTGGAGCGGCTGCTCGGCCACTTCCGTACGCTCCTGGAGTCGGCGACGGCCGATCCCGGGCTGCCCGTACGGCGGCTGCCGATGCTGAGTGCCGCCGAACGGGCCCAGATACTCGGCACGTTCGCGGGCGGGCCGCCCTCCGCCTCACCGCACGGCACTGCCGGTGCCGGTACGGCCGTGCACGAACTGGTCGGCCACTGGGCGGAGTCCACGCCCGAGGCCGTGGCGCTGGTGTCCGGCGACGAGGAGCCGGAGCGGCTGACCTATCGCGAACTGGTGGGCCGCGCGGACCAGTTGGCCCACTATCTCGCCGAACGCGGCGCCGAGCCCGGCACCCGGGTCGGCGTGCGGCTGCCGCACGGCGTCGACGCGGTGGTCGCCTTCCTCGCCGTGCTCAAGACCGGCGCGGCCTACGTACCGCTCGACCCTTCCTACCCCGCGCAGCGGCTCGCCTACATGGCCGAGGACGCGGACCTCGTCGCCGAACTCACCGCCGAACTGCTGGAGGAGGACCGGGCGGCGATCGAAGGCGGGCCCCGCCGTGCGCCCATGGTCGCCGTACGCGGCGACGACATCGCATACGTCGTCTACACCTCGGGCTCCACCGGGCGCCCCAAGGGTGTGCAGGTCCCGCACAGCGCCGTCGTGGACCTCGCGCTCGGCGCGCCCCGCTGGGCAGGACTCGACAGCGGCACGCGGCTGCTGCTCGTGGCGTCGCTCTCCTTCGACCTCGTCACGTTCGACATGTGGGGAACGCTCGGCAACGGCGGACGGCTCGTCCTGCCCCCGACGGGCCCCTCGACGCCGGACGCGCTCGCCGCGCACATGGCACGGCACGCCGTCACACACGCCGACATGCCGACGGCGCTCTTCCACCGCCAGGCCGAGGCGGCGCCGTCCTCGCTGGCGGGGATCGGCACCGTGGTGGTGGGCGGCGAGGTGCTCAATCCCGCGCTGGCCGCCGCCGCGCTCGAAGCGGCGCCCGGCATGCGGCTGATCAACGCCTACGGGCCGACCGAGGCCACCACCTACGCCACGTACCACGTCATGAACGGCCCGGGAGACGTGAGCGAGCCGGTGCCGATCGGACGTCCCACGCCCAACACCCGCGTGCGGATACTCGACGAGCAGGGGCAGTTGGTGCCGGTGGGGCTCGTCGGCGAACTGCATCTGGGCGGCCCCGGGCTCGCCGTCGGCTATCTCGGGAACCCGGGGGCGACGGCGGAGCGCTTCGTCGAGGACCCGTACGGGCCGCCCGGTGAACGGCTCTACGCCACGGGAGACCTCGTGCGCTGGCAGCCCGACGGCACCGTCGACTACGTGGGCCGTGGCGACGAGCAGATCAAGCTGTACGGCTTCCGGGTCGAACCGGGCGAGATCGAGGCCGCGCTGCGAACGCATCCGGACGTCACGCACGCGGTGGTCACCAGGCGCGAGGACCGTCCCGGAAGTCCTTATCTGGCGGCCTACTTCACGACCGCGCAGGGGCGGGAGGTCTCGTCGAGGGAGCTGACGGAGCTGGCCGCCGGGCGCCTGCCCTCGTACATGGTGCCGCGTGTGCTGACGGCGATGGAGCGCTTCCCGGTCACTGCGGGCGGCAAGATCGACCGCGCGGCGCTTCCGGTGCCGTCGGCGGCGGGCGGTGCGCCCGGCCGTGCGCAGGACGGCGGTGCGTCTGACGGCGGCGAGCGTCAGGGCGAGCTCTGGGACGAACAGCGGGGCGAGCGTAGCCGCGGGCCCCACAGCGGGAACGGCGCGCCCGCCGCGCCCGGCACCGCAGCCCCCGGCGCGACTCCCGGCGCGACGGCTTCCGGTGCGGCGACCTCCGGCGCGACGACTCCCGCCACCGCCCCCGAGGCCCCCGTTCCGGAAGGCTCCCTGCCCGAGGACTCCGTGCCCGGTCTCGCCTACGTACAGGAGGAGATCGCCAGGATCTGGCGCGACGTCGTCACGGTCGACGAACTCGGCCCGGACGACCGGCTGTTCGACATCGGCGGTGCTTCGCTGCACGTCACGCTGATCCATCAGCGGGTCGCCGAGCGGTTCGGGCTGTCGCGGCTGCGCATGATCGATCTGTTCGGCCATCCCACGGTGCGCGAGTACGCCGCCCATGTCCACAGGCTGTGCACACAGGAGGCGGCGCCGCGTACGGAGGCGAAGGCGGGTGGCCCGAAGTGA
- a CDS encoding YbjN domain-containing protein: MSIDPSSIPNFGGQEPDPQESGPTGPVIPDQELVKQLLDQMELKYVVDEEGDLAAPWEDFRTYFMFRGEEEQQVFSVRTFYDRPHPIEDKPKLLESIDDWNRRTLWPKVYSHTHDDGTVRLIGEAQLLIGTGVSLEHFVSSVVSWVRASIEFDKWLVEQFGLEKDAESGEEGPDDDSA; this comes from the coding sequence GTGAGCATCGACCCGTCCTCGATCCCGAACTTCGGGGGCCAGGAGCCCGACCCGCAGGAATCCGGCCCGACCGGCCCTGTCATCCCCGACCAGGAGCTGGTCAAGCAGCTTCTGGACCAGATGGAGCTGAAGTACGTCGTCGACGAAGAGGGTGACCTCGCGGCGCCGTGGGAGGACTTCCGCACGTACTTCATGTTCCGGGGCGAGGAGGAGCAGCAGGTCTTCTCGGTCCGTACGTTCTACGACCGGCCCCACCCGATCGAGGACAAGCCCAAGCTGCTGGAGTCCATCGACGACTGGAACCGGCGGACGCTGTGGCCGAAGGTCTACAGCCACACGCACGACGACGGCACGGTCCGGCTGATCGGCGAGGCCCAACTGCTGATCGGCACGGGCGTCTCACTGGAGCACTTCGTCTCCAGCGTGGTGAGCTGGGTGCGGGCGTCGATCGAGTTCGACAAGTGGCTCGTGGAGCAGTTCGGTCTGGAGAAGGACGCGGAGTCGGGCGAGGAAGGTCCCGACGACGACTCCGCGTGA
- a CDS encoding type I polyketide synthase yields MTGRTAIVGMAGRFPGAPDVDALWSMLASGTEAVRRFSDGELRAAGVPESRIGDPDHLPFGADLPGIEDFDAEFFGITPAEARLIDPQHRIFLECVWAALEDAGAPPSVHGGRTGVFASASLSSYLLHNVLRSADHRDAAFTYPVLLGNDKDFLATRVSYALNLRGPSVAVQSACSSSLVAVDQACAALRSGRCDVAVAGGVSVFTPQTVGYRYQAGGTFSRDGHCRPFDAAASGMVRGSGCGVVVLKRLDDALADRDHVYAVVAGTAVNNDGSAKAGYSAPGAAGQDEVVRMCLESSGVPASLVGYVEAHGTGTYLGDPIEVAALQQAYESSGDPPGECALGSIKANIGHLDAAAGVAGLIKTALVLHHQTVPPQANFSDPNPELRLAETPFVVHTRPVKPSRPIEAAAVTSLGIGGTNAHCVLERTPATPRSGGDASGRSGSGGGGEYVLLLSAPDTERLRDAAGDLLDHLERNPRTRLDDLAFTLAHGRSPLAHRTAVTAADVGQAIAGLRDVREGRFEELGAYGERGAYGDAYLDTGRIGDVREARKTRLPGTRLRRVRHWIEPEPEQATEPDGAARREQAPQRDRAGAGPSGVEPTGTEPAEDAVGIATRLFRDHLGIDSAGPDDDYYTLGGDSLQAISLVEALRERLGGELTPERFTGLGTPRQVAHWLTAPHPDGGEAVEPPAEAGGEAASEGSPGDTLTLIKEGRPDRTSADRPVFLIHPSGGSVSFAHALAAHSRDPSPLYGIAYPVALSASLTTVPRMARHYVRLIRRAQAHGPYRIGGYSLGGAVALEAARLLTGEGERVERVLMWDTLPPRPGERARSEQEFLDLYPPLLRLMFKLPPPSAEPAPRPRTADEAIESVRPPGWPDAVVRELRTMYEVWRVCDRALAEYRPEPYDGPVHLFVAEQPLPDGPLTALTDAGPGGTATAEGWLGVLTGELRSTTLPGHHFDMFDAARLPVLADAYDRALRPSAARTSESGSAGAATAVPATPVEPPDPAPAARAEPAVRRGGTGGGDDGGVERRRVALLFPGQGSQFEGMGRELLARYPESAEEADEVLGYRVEDVCAGDPRRPLSDTAYTQPALYVVCALALRRWREEQAEAGAAGALPVVALGHSLGEYNALEAAGVFSFAEGLRLVAERGAAMAKIGGGGMIAVSGLTDEELRSLLDAQGEPTRLDLAAVNAPRMHTLAGPDGALEAMSAILLRNGARSVRRLDVGGPFHSRWMSPAAREFRAVLDASRAEWAAPAFPVVANTTARPHSTERVREELVAQIDHPVLWSRSIEHVIADHADPEFHEIGGRRVLTPMVTRIRNALKGAARQG; encoded by the coding sequence GTGACCGGCAGGACCGCGATCGTGGGCATGGCGGGCCGCTTCCCGGGCGCCCCCGACGTCGACGCGCTGTGGTCGATGCTGGCGTCCGGCACCGAGGCCGTGCGCCGCTTCTCCGACGGCGAACTCCGTGCCGCAGGCGTGCCCGAGAGCCGGATCGGCGACCCGGATCATCTGCCCTTCGGGGCGGATCTGCCGGGCATCGAGGACTTCGACGCGGAGTTCTTCGGTATCACTCCCGCCGAGGCACGGCTCATCGACCCTCAGCACCGGATCTTCCTGGAGTGCGTTTGGGCCGCGCTGGAGGACGCGGGCGCTCCGCCGAGCGTCCACGGCGGCCGCACCGGCGTGTTCGCCAGCGCGAGCCTCAGCTCGTATCTGCTGCACAACGTGCTGCGCTCCGCCGACCACCGCGACGCGGCGTTCACCTATCCCGTACTGCTCGGCAACGACAAGGACTTCCTCGCCACCCGCGTCTCCTACGCGCTGAATCTGCGGGGCCCCAGCGTCGCCGTGCAGTCTGCCTGCTCCAGCTCGCTGGTGGCCGTCGACCAGGCGTGCGCGGCGCTGCGATCGGGGCGCTGCGACGTGGCGGTCGCGGGCGGGGTCAGCGTGTTCACGCCGCAGACGGTGGGCTACCGCTACCAGGCGGGCGGCACGTTCTCCCGCGACGGGCACTGCCGTCCCTTCGACGCGGCGGCTTCCGGCATGGTGCGCGGCAGCGGCTGCGGGGTCGTCGTGCTCAAGCGGCTGGACGACGCGCTCGCCGACCGTGACCACGTCTACGCCGTCGTCGCGGGCACCGCGGTCAACAACGACGGTTCGGCGAAGGCGGGTTACAGCGCTCCGGGCGCCGCAGGCCAGGACGAGGTCGTCCGGATGTGCCTGGAGAGCAGCGGGGTCCCGGCCTCGCTGGTGGGCTATGTGGAGGCGCACGGCACGGGCACCTATCTCGGCGACCCCATCGAGGTCGCGGCGCTACAGCAGGCGTACGAAAGCAGCGGCGACCCGCCCGGAGAGTGCGCCCTCGGCAGCATCAAGGCGAACATCGGCCACCTCGACGCGGCGGCGGGCGTCGCCGGGCTCATCAAGACCGCGCTGGTGCTGCACCACCAGACCGTTCCGCCGCAGGCCAACTTCAGCGATCCCAACCCCGAACTGCGGCTGGCGGAGACGCCGTTCGTCGTGCACACCCGACCGGTGAAGCCCTCGCGGCCCATCGAGGCAGCGGCCGTCACGTCGCTGGGCATCGGCGGTACGAACGCGCACTGCGTGCTGGAGCGGACGCCTGCGACTCCCCGCTCGGGCGGCGACGCCTCGGGCCGGAGCGGCTCTGGCGGCGGCGGGGAGTACGTGCTGCTGCTGTCCGCGCCCGACACGGAGCGTCTGCGCGACGCCGCGGGCGACCTGCTCGACCATCTGGAGCGCAATCCCCGAACCCGGCTCGACGACCTCGCCTTCACCCTGGCCCACGGCCGCAGCCCACTGGCACACCGCACCGCGGTCACCGCGGCCGACGTGGGCCAGGCGATCGCCGGGCTACGCGACGTGCGCGAGGGACGCTTCGAGGAGCTGGGCGCGTACGGGGAGCGCGGGGCGTACGGCGACGCGTACTTGGACACCGGGCGGATCGGCGACGTACGGGAGGCACGTAAGACACGGCTGCCGGGTACGCGGCTGCGGCGCGTACGGCACTGGATCGAGCCGGAGCCGGAGCAGGCGACTGAGCCGGACGGGGCGGCTCGGCGAGAGCAGGCGCCGCAGCGGGACCGGGCCGGGGCCGGGCCCTCCGGTGTGGAACCCACCGGGACCGAGCCGGCCGAGGACGCCGTCGGCATCGCGACCCGCCTCTTCCGCGACCATCTCGGCATCGACTCCGCGGGCCCGGACGACGACTACTACACGCTCGGCGGCGACTCGCTGCAAGCCATCTCCCTCGTCGAGGCCCTAAGGGAGCGGCTGGGCGGGGAGTTGACCCCTGAGCGGTTCACCGGCCTGGGAACGCCACGGCAGGTCGCGCACTGGCTGACGGCCCCGCACCCCGACGGCGGCGAGGCCGTCGAGCCCCCCGCCGAGGCCGGCGGCGAAGCCGCGAGCGAGGGCTCACCGGGCGACACCCTGACCCTGATCAAGGAAGGCCGCCCCGACCGGACCTCCGCCGACAGGCCCGTCTTCCTGATCCACCCCTCGGGCGGCTCCGTCTCCTTCGCCCACGCCCTCGCCGCGCACAGCCGCGACCCGAGCCCCCTGTACGGCATCGCCTACCCGGTCGCCCTCTCCGCCTCGCTGACGACCGTCCCGCGCATGGCACGCCACTACGTCCGTCTCATCCGGAGGGCGCAGGCACACGGCCCGTACCGGATCGGCGGCTACTCGCTCGGCGGTGCCGTCGCGCTGGAGGCCGCCCGGCTGCTCACCGGTGAGGGCGAACGCGTCGAACGGGTGCTGATGTGGGACACCCTGCCCCCGCGTCCGGGCGAACGCGCCCGCAGCGAGCAGGAGTTCCTCGATCTCTATCCCCCGCTGCTGCGGCTGATGTTCAAGCTTCCGCCGCCGTCCGCCGAGCCCGCGCCCCGTCCCCGTACGGCCGACGAGGCCATCGAGTCCGTGCGCCCGCCGGGCTGGCCGGACGCGGTCGTACGGGAGCTGCGCACCATGTACGAGGTGTGGCGCGTCTGCGACCGTGCCCTCGCCGAGTACCGGCCCGAGCCCTACGACGGCCCCGTCCACCTCTTCGTCGCCGAACAGCCCCTGCCGGACGGGCCGTTGACGGCGCTCACCGACGCAGGTCCCGGCGGCACCGCGACGGCCGAGGGCTGGCTGGGCGTGCTCACCGGAGAGCTGCGCTCGACGACCCTGCCGGGACACCACTTCGACATGTTCGACGCGGCCCGGCTGCCGGTCCTGGCGGACGCGTACGACCGTGCGCTGAGGCCGTCGGCCGCCCGCACCAGCGAAAGCGGGAGCGCCGGTGCGGCAACGGCCGTGCCTGCCACGCCCGTCGAGCCCCCTGACCCTGCGCCTGCCGCCCGCGCAGAGCCCGCCGTACGCCGGGGCGGGACCGGGGGCGGGGACGACGGTGGCGTGGAGCGCCGCCGTGTGGCGCTGCTCTTCCCGGGCCAGGGAAGCCAGTTCGAGGGCATGGGACGCGAACTCCTCGCCCGCTACCCGGAGTCGGCCGAGGAGGCGGACGAAGTCCTCGGCTACCGGGTCGAGGACGTATGCGCCGGTGATCCACGGCGCCCGCTGAGCGACACCGCGTACACGCAGCCCGCGCTCTACGTCGTATGTGCGCTGGCGCTGCGCCGCTGGCGGGAGGAGCAGGCGGAGGCAGGCGCGGCCGGTGCCCTCCCCGTGGTGGCGCTGGGCCACAGCCTTGGCGAGTACAACGCGCTGGAGGCCGCCGGGGTCTTCTCGTTCGCCGAGGGGCTGCGGCTCGTCGCCGAACGCGGCGCGGCCATGGCGAAGATCGGCGGCGGCGGAATGATCGCCGTGAGCGGCCTCACGGACGAGGAGCTGCGGTCGCTGCTCGACGCTCAGGGCGAACCGACGCGACTGGACCTCGCCGCCGTCAACGCCCCACGCATGCACACCCTCGCGGGCCCGGACGGCGCCCTGGAGGCCATGTCCGCCATACTGCTGCGGAACGGGGCTCGCTCGGTACGGCGGCTCGACGTCGGCGGGCCGTTCCACTCACGGTGGATGAGCCCCGCCGCCCGTGAATTCCGCGCCGTGCTGGACGCTTCACGGGCCGAGTGGGCTGCGCCCGCGTTCCCCGTAGTCGCCAACACCACGGCGCGGCCGCACTCCACGGAACGCGTGCGCGAGGAACTCGTCGCGCAGATCGACCACCCGGTCCTGTGGAGCCGTTCGATCGAGCACGTCATCGCGGACCACGCCGACCCGGAGTTCCACGAGATCGGCGGCAGGCGCGTCCTCACACCGATGGTCACGCGGATACGGAACGCCCTGAAGGGCGCGGCACGGCAGGGCTGA